The following proteins are encoded in a genomic region of Armatimonadota bacterium:
- a CDS encoding regulatory protein RecX: MDYRARSRCELHDRLRRKGFDERVITATLEELQAAGLVDDEGFARAWVRERLASNPRGSLGLRWELRGKGVDEELIQRVLAEEMGRGRELEAARQVAACHAPRSGEDESACRARLLRALRRRGFTFEVIEAALAQRREAVPDR; this comes from the coding sequence TTGGATTACCGAGCGCGCAGCCGGTGCGAGCTGCATGACCGGCTGCGGCGCAAGGGATTCGATGAGCGCGTTATCACGGCGACGCTGGAGGAGTTGCAGGCGGCAGGTCTGGTGGATGACGAGGGCTTTGCACGGGCGTGGGTACGGGAGCGCCTGGCAAGCAACCCTCGCGGCTCGCTGGGACTGCGCTGGGAGCTGCGCGGCAAGGGCGTAGATGAAGAGCTGATCCAGCGCGTCCTGGCCGAGGAGATGGGGCGCGGGCGCGAGCTGGAGGCGGCGCGGCAGGTGGCCGCCTGCCATGCGCCGCGCTCGGGCGAAGATGAATCCGCATGCCGCGCCCGGCTGCTGCGGGCGCTCCGGCGGCGGGGATTCACCTTCGAGGTCATAGAAGCGGCGCTCGCGCAACGGCGCGAGGCCGTGCCCGACCGGTAG